The DNA window GGAATCTGCGGGGGCAGGTGCTGGCGTTTCAGCTACAGGCGGTGCTCAACCGCGACCTGACCGAAAACATTTCGCTCAATGCCCGCTACCAGTTTTTCTCCGAATACGCCCGGCTGAGCTACGCCGTTCACCGGCTCGACCTGACGTTTACCGCCAAAATCAACCGGTACATGAGTACGACGTTTAACCTGATTGGCCTCTACGACCGCGACTTCAGCAACCGGCTGCAACTTCAGCAGACACTGGCGCTAGGCCTGGTTTACAACGTCAGTACGTTCCTACCGGCGAAGAAAAAGAACGTCGATTCCAAAACCATTTACACCATTCAGCCCGGCCGGTTTTAGGTGGTCCGGCTTTCAATCCGGTCAATTAGCTGCTGAATGACCGTTTTTTGTGCTTTGGGCAACTGGACTGATGTAAACAGAAATACGTCTTTCAGGTACTGCCACTGCGCTGACGTCAGCAGGACCAGTTCGGTCTTAAAATCGACGGTTGGCGCATCGGTATTGTCACGGCTCACCGACAAGGTCGGTTTTACGGCTTCGATCAACTGTTTGCTCAGTTCACTACGAACGTATTGATCGAGCGTGTAGGCGGGAATCCGTCCGTCTGTGTCCGTTTTTTTAAGCGTGGTACTGGCTTTGCAGATCATGGTTCGGGTGAATCGGTCGGGTCCAGAATGCGGATGGGTTTCTTGTTTTCGTCCAGCGCGACAAACGTGAACGTGCCGTGAATGGCCGGGTGCCGCTCCATCGAGTACATCTCTTCGACGAAAATTTCGACGGCCACGCGGATGCTCGTATTGCCCACGTGCTCAACTCGCCCGATAAGTTCAATGATCGTTCCGGCCGGTATCGACTTGGTAAAATTGATCTTGTCGGACGACACTGTGACCATGCGTTTGCGCGAAAACCGAGTCGCGGCAATAAACGCGACCTCATCCATCAGTTGCAGGGCCGTACCGCCAAACAGGGTGTCGTAATGGTTAGTCGTACTCGGAAAAACGGCCTTGAACACGCGGGTTTCAGCCGCATCGATACGGTCCGCCAGCGTGGGAAATGTGAGTTGGGACATGAAATTGGGTTTGCGGTTTGTAGTTCGTGGTTTGTAGTTGCGATGCCCCGCCGGGACTGGCGCAACCACAAACCACGAACTACAAACTAGATAACTATTGATTCCCGCGCGGTTTGCGCGGCCTGCACCATGTTGCGCAGGGCTTCGGTGGTTTCGGGCCAATGGCGGGTTTTCAGGCCGCAGTCGGGGTTGACCCACAGGTTGCGGGCGGGCAGCACGTCGCCCGCTTTTTGCAGCAGGTCGATCATTTCGGCCGTCGTCGGGACGCGGGGACTATGAATGTCGTACACGCCCGGCCCGATCTCGTTGGGGTAGTTGAAGCGGGCGAAAGCATCGAGCAGTTCCATCTGCGAACGCGACGTTTCAATCGTAATCACGTCGGCGTCGAGGTCGGCGATGGACTGGATGATGTCGTTGAATTCGGCGTAGCACATGTGCGTGTGAATCTGCGTCCGGTCCTGTACGCCCGAGGCCGATACGCGGAACGCCCGCACCGCCCAGTCGAGGTAAGCCGCCCAGTTTTCCCGACGCAGGGGCAGGCCTTCCCGCAGGGCCGGTTCATCAATCTGAATCACCTGAATACCTGCTTTTTCCAGGTCGACCACCTCATCGCGCACCGCCAGCGCGATTTGCAGGCAGGTGTCGCGCCGGGGCTGATCGTCGCGCACGAATGACCATTGCAGGATCGTGACGGGGCCGGTGAGCATTCCTTTTACCGGCTTCGGCGTCAGCGACTGCGCGTACTGTGCCCAGCGCACCGTCATGGGTTCGGGGCGGTGTACATCGCCGTAAATGATCGGTGGTTTCACGCAACGGGACCCGTAGCTCTGTACCCAGCCGTTTTCGCTGAACGCAAAACCGTCGAGCAGTTCACCGAAATATTCGACCATGTCGTTGCGCTCGAATTCGCCGTGAACAAGTACGTCAAGGCCAATTTCTTCCTGCCAGCGAATAGCCTGTTCAGTTTCCTGCCGGATAAAATCGTCGTACTGCGCCAGCGTCTTCTCGCCTTTCTTCCACTTCGCCCGGTTGGCCCGCACGGCGTCCGTCTGCGGAAACGAACCGATTGTCGTCGTCGGGAACAGGGGCAATTGCAGATGCGCGTGCTGCTCCGCCTGCCGGTCTACGAACGACGCATTACGCTGTGCATCCTGCTCCGTCAGTTGGCGCACCCTGTTCTGCACCGCCGGTCGATTAATCAGCGCTGACTCTTTCCGGGCGGTGATGGCCTGCTGGTTTGCCGCCAGAACCGCATTCGCTGACGCATTGGCGGGGTCGTTGAACAGCGTCGTGAGCGTGGCCAGTTCGTCCAGTTTTTGCCGGGCGAAGGCCAGCCATTGCTTGATTTCGGGCGTCAGGCCCTGCTCGGCCGTTTCGTTAGCCAAATCGCAGGGAACGTGCAGCAGCGAACACGATGGTGCCAGCATAACCCGCTCACTACCAATAGCATTGACAACCCGCTGGATCGTCTGTCGCGACTTTTCCAGATCATTGATCCAGATATTCCGCCCGTTGATGACGCCTATTGAAAGCTGCGTCGACTTGCTGGCAAAATCAGTTTGGAGGATGTCGTCCAGTTGGCTTGGGCAGCGGACCAGATCGAGGTGCAGCGCGTCGACGGGCAGTTGCAGGGCCAGGTTCAGGTTGTCGCCGTAGCAGTCGAAATACGACGCCAGCAGGATGTTCAGGTCGGGGAATTGTCCGCGTAGCCGGGCGTAGGTTTTGGCGAACACCGCGCGTTGGGCATCGGTCAGGTCGAGCGACAGACCCGGTTCATCCAGTTGAATCCAAGTGGCACCCTGCGTTTGAAGGCGACTCAGTATCTGTTCGTAGACGGGCAGCAGCCGGTCGATCAGGTCCAGCCGGTCAAAGTCGACGTCTTTCTCTTTGCCCAGCAACAGATACGTCACGGGGCCAATCAGCACCGGTTTCGGCACCACGCCAAGCGTCTGCCGGGCTTCATCGAACTGGGTGAAGATGCGTTCCGACAGCAACGTAAACGACTGGTCTTTCGAGAATTCCGGAACGATGTAGTGGTAGTTTGTGTCGAACCACTTGGTCATCTCCATCGCTTTCAGGTCGAGGCCGTTCTGCTGATAACCCCGCGCCATGGCGAAGTACAGCGTCAGGTGGTCATCGTCCGGTTCGGCACTGTCGAGCAGCGGCTGGAAACGGGGTGGAATGGCCCCTACCGTCAGCGACAGGTCGAGCACCTGATCGTAGAACGAGAAGTCGTTGCAGGGAACGAGCGCGATGCCCGCCTGCTGTTGGGTCAGCCAGTTATCGGTGCGGATTTGCCGCCCGACGTCCTCTAGCTGCTGACACGTGATTTTGTTGGCCCAGAACTGTTCGCAGGCCCGTTTGAGTTCGCGGTGGCTACCAATTCGTGGATAGCCGAGATTGTGTGCGATCATAAAAATGGTTTGAAAAATGGTTGATCGCGTTCGATGCCGAACTCCATACGCCTACCCAACTCCAAACTCTATCGATACGACACACCACACCCGGCCCCGGTGATGGAGCGGAAAAATGAAACGGGAAAAAGTGGTCAATACGTGATAGAACCCAGGGCCGTGTGGGCGTAATCAGCAAGGCTAAGGGCAAGTCTCCTGGCTTGTGACGGTATTTGCCGTCCTTCTCATCCCCTGGTAACGGGGACAATGGACATCGAGGGCAAACCCTTTTCTGATGGTCACTGACAGTAGCAACGTCTGCTCGTGAATTTCACACGATTCCTTTTTAATCTCCTGAACCTCTCAGGAAAACCAATAGCCTGTTTGACGGAAAACAAAGAACGTTGGGGCAAAGCTAGTCGCATTGGCCGGACAATCACAACGATGACGCACCCGGCCCACCGTAAGCAGACTGGCCGCGCAGGTCATAGCCCGGTGTTGCCGCCTGACCCTCAAACGCTTATCCGACCAGATTTTTTCTGGCAAAACCGTCGGTCGACGAGATTTGCTGCCCCACTCGCTGATGACCGGACTAGGCAGGCCACTGCGTATCGATACCCTGCGAACGAATCAGTTGCTGAAAGTCGGCCAACAGGTTTTGCTTTTCGCGCACGGCACGGGGTGGCACCTTTCTATCGATGGCAAACGAAATCAACGCCCCAA is part of the Spirosoma rhododendri genome and encodes:
- the metE gene encoding 5-methyltetrahydropteroyltriglutamate--homocysteine S-methyltransferase; translated protein: MIAHNLGYPRIGSHRELKRACEQFWANKITCQQLEDVGRQIRTDNWLTQQQAGIALVPCNDFSFYDQVLDLSLTVGAIPPRFQPLLDSAEPDDDHLTLYFAMARGYQQNGLDLKAMEMTKWFDTNYHYIVPEFSKDQSFTLLSERIFTQFDEARQTLGVVPKPVLIGPVTYLLLGKEKDVDFDRLDLIDRLLPVYEQILSRLQTQGATWIQLDEPGLSLDLTDAQRAVFAKTYARLRGQFPDLNILLASYFDCYGDNLNLALQLPVDALHLDLVRCPSQLDDILQTDFASKSTQLSIGVINGRNIWINDLEKSRQTIQRVVNAIGSERVMLAPSCSLLHVPCDLANETAEQGLTPEIKQWLAFARQKLDELATLTTLFNDPANASANAVLAANQQAITARKESALINRPAVQNRVRQLTEQDAQRNASFVDRQAEQHAHLQLPLFPTTTIGSFPQTDAVRANRAKWKKGEKTLAQYDDFIRQETEQAIRWQEEIGLDVLVHGEFERNDMVEYFGELLDGFAFSENGWVQSYGSRCVKPPIIYGDVHRPEPMTVRWAQYAQSLTPKPVKGMLTGPVTILQWSFVRDDQPRRDTCLQIALAVRDEVVDLEKAGIQVIQIDEPALREGLPLRRENWAAYLDWAVRAFRVSASGVQDRTQIHTHMCYAEFNDIIQSIADLDADVITIETSRSQMELLDAFARFNYPNEIGPGVYDIHSPRVPTTAEMIDLLQKAGDVLPARNLWVNPDCGLKTRHWPETTEALRNMVQAAQTARESIVI
- a CDS encoding acyl-CoA thioesterase — encoded protein: MSQLTFPTLADRIDAAETRVFKAVFPSTTNHYDTLFGGTALQLMDEVAFIAATRFSRKRMVTVSSDKINFTKSIPAGTIIELIGRVEHVGNTSIRVAVEIFVEEMYSMERHPAIHGTFTFVALDENKKPIRILDPTDSPEP